A portion of the Paenibacillus marchantiae genome contains these proteins:
- a CDS encoding endonuclease Q family protein yields the protein MMNEHQAASAGWEPCYADLHIHIGRTSRGEAIKISGSRDLTFENIAREASDRKGIHLLGVIDCHSPVVQMDIEQLLENGTMSELEGGGIAYQDTTILLGTELELREPGMREFHMLAYFRDLKTMKSFTDWMKRYMKNVNLSSQRVYVPALEMQAEIKARGGLIVPAHAFTPHKGIYGSTASRMADVLDTSLIDAVELGLSSDSSMASYIRELDQVPFLTNSDAHSLGKIGREYNELQLAKPSFDEFSMALKGQAGRSITANYGLDPRLGKYHRTYCASCGSIMDEHAMSAERCPHCGSVKLVQGVLDRILAIADRESPHVPANRPAYHYQVPLEFIPGLGKAKLRQLLDRFGTEMNVLHRTSEDELAEVVGPVLAGLIVAARDGQLELSSGGGGTYGKVSSKERSE from the coding sequence ATGATGAATGAGCATCAGGCAGCGTCTGCAGGGTGGGAACCTTGTTATGCAGACCTCCATATTCACATTGGACGAACTTCGCGCGGTGAGGCTATTAAAATCAGTGGCAGCCGTGATCTGACATTCGAGAACATTGCTAGAGAAGCCTCGGATCGCAAAGGAATCCATCTACTCGGTGTCATTGATTGTCACTCTCCGGTTGTACAGATGGACATCGAACAGTTGCTTGAGAACGGCACGATGTCCGAGCTTGAGGGAGGGGGCATTGCGTATCAGGACACAACCATCCTGCTGGGTACGGAATTGGAGCTGCGCGAGCCAGGGATGCGGGAGTTCCATATGCTGGCCTACTTCCGTGATCTGAAAACCATGAAGTCCTTCACGGACTGGATGAAACGTTATATGAAAAATGTAAACCTGAGCTCACAGCGGGTGTATGTACCCGCGCTTGAGATGCAGGCCGAGATAAAGGCGCGTGGCGGGCTTATTGTGCCAGCGCATGCGTTTACCCCGCATAAAGGCATATATGGCAGCACAGCCTCTCGTATGGCTGATGTGCTGGATACTAGCCTGATCGATGCGGTTGAGCTTGGACTAAGCTCTGATTCATCCATGGCCAGTTATATTCGGGAACTGGATCAGGTTCCCTTTCTGACCAATTCGGATGCTCATTCTCTGGGTAAGATTGGACGAGAGTACAACGAGTTGCAACTCGCGAAGCCTTCTTTTGACGAATTCAGCATGGCACTTAAAGGACAGGCAGGCAGAAGCATTACAGCCAACTACGGTTTGGATCCGAGACTTGGCAAATACCACCGTACCTACTGTGCCTCCTGTGGGAGCATTATGGACGAGCATGCGATGTCGGCAGAACGCTGTCCACACTGTGGCAGTGTGAAGCTTGTGCAGGGTGTACTGGATCGTATACTGGCAATCGCTGACCGAGAAAGTCCGCATGTTCCAGCAAACCGACCTGCTTATCACTATCAGGTACCGTTGGAATTCATCCCGGGTTTGGGGAAAGCCAAACTGCGCCAGCTGCTGGACCGCTTTGGTACGGAAATGAACGTATTACATCGTACAAGCGAGGATGAACTTGCAGAGGTTGTTGGACCGGTTCTCGCAGGTCTTATCGTTGCAGCGCGGGATGGTCAACTCGAATTGTCATCTGGTGGTGGGGGCACTTACGGAAAGGTGTCCAGCAAGGAAAGATCAGAGTAG